One part of the Arabidopsis thaliana chromosome 1 sequence genome encodes these proteins:
- a CDS encoding hypothetical protein (DUF1262) (Protein of unknown function (DUF1262); CONTAINS InterPro DOMAIN/s: Protein of unknown function DUF1262 (InterPro:IPR010683); BEST Arabidopsis thaliana protein match is: Protein of unknown function (DUF1262) (TAIR:AT1G13540.1); Has 101 Blast hits to 94 proteins in 9 species: Archae - 0; Bacteria - 0; Metazoa - 0; Fungi - 0; Plants - 101; Viruses - 0; Other Eukaryotes - 0 (source: NCBI BLink).), which yields MYVTRCLSEYQRNPAELRQPPPEGPNSGILVIQDQHSQTRPCCFGLCLVVDSYLSGLPLPQNLKLAARFNAGEDDATCDPVVFIPVLNKPLSSNCYYAIKRVGKHSGEAPASGKEEDRVPCCFCSSYVPEAKPKQLDPYDMYQQFMIHQKKPSSRYYYATSVAPDGVSPWFLKKNKWTVEYSRFQDFELKDDAKGLNTELRTELPGLGMSVVVGKWYVPFIFVKERDVEDQIKRSMYYSMTLEQRWEEVFSYEKDKSRNYDVLVDVELDTEVVKVDGQEISRGVEANGFVWFAVGDKKIGLGSVVVERMKWEEERFGWTGKGDNERSMVAKRLEKSTDGSLLKNRHCYVLVECFVLKRMDESLVLTYEFTHVDKLKTKWD from the exons ATGTATGTTACGAGGTGTTTGTCAGAGTACCAGAGAAATCCAGCAGAGCTAAGACAGCCTCCTCCTGAGGGTCCAAACTCTGGAATTTTGGTAATACAAGACCAACACTCACAGACACGTCCATGTTGCTTCGGCTTGTGTTTGGTTGTGGACTCGTATCTAAGTGGTTTGCCCTTGCCGCAAAATCTTAAGCTAGCAGCCAGATTCAATGCTGGAGAAGATGACGCTACTTGTGACCCAGTTGTCTTCATTCCTGTTCTCAATAAGCCTCTATCTTCAAACTGTTACTACGCTATCAAACGAGTGGGGAAGCATTCAGG AGAAGCGCCTGCTAGTGGGAAAGAGGAAGACAGAGTCCCGTGCTGCTTTTGCTCTAGTTATGTTCCTGAAGCCAAACCAAAACAGCTAGATCCTTATGACATGTATCAACAATTCATGATCCACCAAAAGAAACCATCCTCGCGCTACTACTACGCGACATCTGTTGCGCCTGACGGAGTCTCACCATGGTTccttaagaaaaataagtgGACAGTCGAATACTCAAGGTTCCAAGACTTTGAACTGAAAGATGATGCAAAAGGACTAAACACAGAGCTTCGTACCGAGCTTCCCGGTCTTGGTATGAGTGTTGTGGTTGGGAAGTGGTACGTCCCTTTTATATTTGTGAAGGAAAGAGACGTAGAGGATCAGATCAAGAGATCGATGTACTACAGCATGACTCTTGAACAAAGATGGGAAGAAGTTTTCTCTTATGAGAAGGATAAAAGCCGAAACTATGATGTTTTAGTTGATGTAGAGTTAGATACTGAAGTTGTTAAGGTTGATGGACAAGAGATTTCAAGAGGTGTGGAAGCAAATGGGTTTGTCTGGTTTGCGGTTGGAGACAAAAAGATTGGTTTAGGATCAGTTGTTGTTGAGAGGATGAAatgggaagaagagagattcgGGTGGACTGGCAAAGGCGACAATGAGCGATCAATGGTAGCTAAGAGATTGGAGAAATCAACAGATGGTAGCTTGTTGAAGAATCGTCATTGTTATGTTCTGGTAGAGTGCTTTGTCTTGAAGAGAATGGATGAGAGTTTGGTCTTAACATATGAGTTTACACACGTCGATAAGCTCAAAACCAAATGGGATTAA
- a CDS encoding hypothetical protein (DUF1262) (Protein of unknown function (DUF1262); CONTAINS InterPro DOMAIN/s: Protein of unknown function DUF1262 (InterPro:IPR010683); BEST Arabidopsis thaliana protein match is: Protein of unknown function (DUF1262) (TAIR:AT1G13500.1); Has 101 Blast hits to 94 proteins in 9 species: Archae - 0; Bacteria - 0; Metazoa - 0; Fungi - 0; Plants - 101; Viruses - 0; Other Eukaryotes - 0 (source: NCBI BLink).) → MYVTKRLSEYQKNPSELTSLPTEGPNSGVLVIQDEESRTPCCFGKCFDWKLHGLPFPQNTKVTVRFQVGKVVYLDPVAFIPVLHQPLSSNLYYVIRQSGKQTGFIPDADPRPLDPFDIYQQFEIHQRGSSNQKFFATSVASEGIPPQFLTRKGWVAASLPFEEYGLIDDAKGVVDAKLRYELPDLDKSVVVGKWYVPFLFVKEGGDANDQMNKSMYYSMTLQQRFEEVFFCENIGNNKHFEVVVDVEVETEVVKLEGDKIARETKGVNSDGVVWFSVSGTQKIGLGSVVLERMKWEEERFGWSKKDELRSSIKRTEKFEGGGPHWKSYRCYVLVETFELKRTDGSLVLTYEFKHVDKLKSKWD, encoded by the exons atGTATGTAACAAAGCGTTTGTCTGAATATCAGAAAAACCCATCGGAGCTAACATCGCTTCCGACAGAAGGTCCAAACTCCGGAGTATTGGTGATTCAAGACGAAGAATCACGGACTCCATGCTGCTTTGGAAAATGCTTTGATTGGAAACTCCATGGTTTGCCGTTTCCTCAGAACACAAAAGTCACCGTCAGATTCCAAGTGGGAA AGGTTGTCTATCTTGACCCGGTCGCTTTCATCCCCGTTCTTCATCAGCCACTTTCCTCCAATCTTTACTACGTTATAAGACAAAGCGGGAAACAAACTGG TTTTATCCCTGATGCTGATCCAAGGCCTCTGGATCCTTTTGACATATACCAACAATTTGAGATCCATCAAAGAGGATCATCAAACCAGAAGTTTTTTGCTACATCTGTTGCTTCAGAAGGGATACCACCTCAGTTCCTGACGAGAAAAGGTTGGGTGGCTGCTTCCTTGCCTTTCGAAGAATAtggtttgattgatgatgCAAAGGGTGTAGTTGATGCAAAGCTTCGCTATGAGCTTCCTGATTTAGATAAGAGCGTTGTAGTTGGGAAATGGTATGTTCCGTTCTTGTTTGTTAAGGAAGGTGGTGATGCAAACGATCAGATGAATAAATCAATGTATTATAGTATGACGCTTCAGCAAAGATTTGAAGAGGTTTTCTTCTGTGAAAACATTGGCAACAATAAACATTTTGAGGTTGTAGTTGATGTGGAGGTAGAAACAGAAGTGGTTAAGCTTGAAGGAGACAAGATTGCAAGAGAGACAAAAGGTGTGAACTCAGATGGAGTTGTGTGGTTTAGTGTCTCAGGGACTCAGAAGATTGGTCTTGGGTCTGTGGTCTTGGAGAGGATGAAATGGGAAGAGGAGAGGTTTGGATGGTCAAAGAAAGATGAACTAAGGTCTAGCATTAAGAGAACTGAGAAATTTGAAGGTGGTGGACCACATTGGAAGAGTTATAGATGCTATGTACTGGTAGAGACCTTTGAACTGAAGAGAACTGATGGGAGTTTGGTATTGACATATGAGTTTAAACATGTTGATAAGTTGAAGAGCAAGTGGGATTGA
- a CDS encoding hypothetical protein (DUF1262) (Protein of unknown function (DUF1262); CONTAINS InterPro DOMAIN/s: Protein of unknown function DUF1262 (InterPro:IPR010683); BEST Arabidopsis thaliana protein match is: Protein of unknown function (DUF1262) (TAIR:AT1G13480.1); Has 107 Blast hits to 100 proteins in 12 species: Archae - 0; Bacteria - 6; Metazoa - 0; Fungi - 0; Plants - 101; Viruses - 0; Other Eukaryotes - 0 (source: NCBI BLink).), producing MYVTRHLSEYQRNSSDLTRSLPEGPNSGVLVIQDEESKPTCCFGNCYDGELKGLPFPQNAKLTVTYRTGTGNDRRSYHDQVLFIPVLDQPYYSNRYYVIKRRGKQSGGASASAKEEDRVPCCFCFSYVPEVKPQEADPYDIYQQFEVHQRKPSSGYYTATSVAPNGIPPEFLKRKYWTVEYSNSQDFGLTDDAKGINTTLRSKLPNDMNTSVVVGKWYVPFIFVKERDAKDQIKSSPYYSMTLKQRWEEVYSCVNVNYNQKGGEVVVDVDVETQVVKLEGQETISRETSGGGFVWFSVLGDERQDKKIGLGSVVVERMKWEEERFGWLNNGERSNIKRSERFEGGSSHWKSYRCLVLIESFELKRMDGSLVLTYEFTHVDKLKSKWD from the exons ATGTATGTTACAAGGCATCTCTCCGAATACCAGAGAAACTCGTCGGACTTGACACGATCGTTGCCGGAAGGTCCAAACTCCGGCGTACTTGTGATTCAAGACGAAGAGTCAAAACCGACTTGTTGCTTTGGAAATTGCTACGATGGTGAACTCAAAGGCTTACCGTTCCCACAGAACGCAAAGCTGACTGTGACTTACAGAACCGGAACTGGTAATGACAGGCGCAGTTACCATGACCAGGTTCTGTTCATTCCGGTTCTTGATCAGCCTTATTATTCGAACCGTTATTATGTCATTAAACGACGTGGGAAGCAATCAGG AGGAGCTTCGGCGAGTgcaaaggaagaagacagAGTCCCCTGCTGCTTTTGCTTCAGCTATGTTCCTGAAGTTAAGCCACAAGAAGCAGATCCTTATGATATATATCAACAGTTCGAGGTCCATCAACGTAAACCATCATCAGGCTATTACACTGCCACTTCAGTTGCTCCTAATGGGATACCACCAGAGTTCCTTAAGAGAAAGTACTGGACCGTTGAGTATTCGAATTCCCAAGACTTTGGTTTGACAGATGATGCAAAAGGGATCAACACTACGCTTCGTTCCAAGCTTCCCAACGATATGAATACAAGTGTTGTGGTAGGGAAATGGTATGTTCCTTTCAtatttgtgaaagaaagagatgcaaAAGATCAGATTAAGAGCTCACCTTATTACAGCATGACGCTTAAACAAAGATGGGAAGAGGTTTACTCATGCGTAAACGTTAACTACAACCAAAAAGGAGGAGAGGTTGTAGTTGATGTTGACGTAGAAACACAAGTGGTAAAGCTTGAGGGACAAGAAACTATTTCTAGAGAGACAAGTGGTGGtggatttgtttggtttagtgtTTTAGGGGATGAGAGACAAGACAAGAAGATAGGTCTTGGGTCTGTTGTCGTGGAGAGGATGAAATGGGAAGAGGAAAGGTTCGGATGGTTAAACAACGGTGAAAGATCTAACATTAAGAGATCAGAGAGATTTGAAGGCGGGTCATCGCATTGGAAGAGTTATCGATGTTTGGTATTGATAGAGAGCTTCGAATTGAAGAGAATGGATGGGAGTTTGGTGTTGACATATGAGTTTACGCATGTTGATAAGTTAAAGAGCAAGTGGGATTGA
- a CDS encoding hypothetical protein (DUF1262) (Protein of unknown function (DUF1262); CONTAINS InterPro DOMAIN/s: Protein of unknown function DUF1262 (InterPro:IPR010683); BEST Arabidopsis thaliana protein match is: Protein of unknown function (DUF1262) (TAIR:AT1G13500.1); Has 101 Blast hits to 94 proteins in 9 species: Archae - 0; Bacteria - 0; Metazoa - 0; Fungi - 0; Plants - 101; Viruses - 0; Other Eukaryotes - 0 (source: NCBI BLink).), producing the protein MYVTKRLSEYQRNPSELTFLPTEGPNSGVLVIQDEESQPTCCFGKCFGCDLNGLPFPQNTRVTVKYQIGHGDDRIVLLDSVAFIPVLHQPPSSNLYYVIRRRGKHAGEACVSAKEEDKVSCCLCFTYVSNATPRLLDPFDIYQQFEIHQRGSSTRKFFATSVASDGIPPRFLRRKGWTVPFSASQDYGLIDDAKGVVDAKLRYELPDFGKSVVVGKWYVPFLFVKEGDAKDQMKKSMYYSMTLHQRFEEVFFCENVDNKNCEVIVDVEVETEVVKLEGENIGRETKGVNSDGVVWFGVSETQKIGIGSVVLERMKWEEERFGWSKKGNELKSSIKRTEKFEGGGPQWKSYRCYVLVETFELKKTDGSLVLTYEFRHVDKLKSKWD; encoded by the exons ATGTATGTAACAAAGCGTTTGTCCGAGTACCAGAGAAACCCATCGGAGCTTACTTTCCTTCCAACGGAAGGTCCAAACTCCGGCGTATTGGTGATTCAAGACGAAGAATCACAGCCTACATGCTGTTTTGGCAAATGCTTTGGTTGTGATCTCAATGGTTTGCCGTTTCCTCAGAACACAAGAGTCACCGTTAAATACCAAATCGGAC ATGGAGATGACAGAATTGTCTTGCTTGACTCGGTCGCGTTCATCCCCGTTCTTCACCAGCCTCCTTCTTCCAATCTTTACTACGTTATAAGGCGAAGAGGGAAACATGCAGG AGAAGCATGTGTTAGTGCAAAAGAAGAGGACAAAGTTTCTTGTTGCCTTTGTTTTACTTATGTCTCTAATGCTACGCCAAGGCTTCTTGATCCTTTTGACATATACCAACAATTTGAGATACATCAAAGAGGCTCATCAACTCGCAAGTTTTTCGCTACATCTGTTGCTTCAGATGGAATACCACCTCGGTTCCTGAGGAGAAAAGGCTGGACCGTTCCTTTCTCTGCTTCCCAAGACTAtggtttgattgatgatgCAAAGGGTGTAGTTGATGCAAAGCTGCGCTATGAGCTTCCCGATTTCGGTAAGAGTGTAGTAGTTGGAAAATGGTATGTTccgtttttgtttgtaaaggAAGGAGATGCTAAAGATCAGATGAAGAAATCGATGTATTATAGTATGACACTTCACCAAAGATTTGAAGAGGTTTTCTTCTGCGAAAACGTTGACAATAAAAATTGCGAGGTTATAGTTGATGTGGAGGTAGAAACAGAAGTGGTTAAGCTTGAAGGAGAAAATATTGGAAGAGAGACAAAAGGTGTGAATTCAGATGGAGTTGTCTGGTTTGGTGTCTCAGAGACTCAGAAGATAGGTATTGGGTCTGTGGTCTTGGAGAGGATGAAATGGGAAGAAGAGAGGTTTGGGTGGTCGAAGAAAGGCAATGAACTAAAGTCTAGCATTAAGAGAACTGAGAAATTTGAAGGCGGTGGACCACAATGGAAGAGTTATAGATGCTATGTACTGGTAGAGACCTTTGAACTGAAGAAAACTGATGGGAGTTTGGTATTGACGTATGAGTTTAGACATGTTGATAAGTTGAAGAGTAAGTGGGATTGA
- a CDS encoding hypothetical protein (DUF1262) (Protein of unknown function (DUF1262); CONTAINS InterPro DOMAIN/s: Protein of unknown function DUF1262 (InterPro:IPR010683); BEST Arabidopsis thaliana protein match is: Protein of unknown function (DUF1262) (TAIR:AT1G13510.1); Has 101 Blast hits to 94 proteins in 9 species: Archae - 0; Bacteria - 0; Metazoa - 0; Fungi - 0; Plants - 101; Viruses - 0; Other Eukaryotes - 0 (source: NCBI BLink).), which yields MYITRSFSEYRRNPAELTQPPPEGPNSGILVIQDQHSRTRATSCFGSWLVVDSSLSGLPLPQNLKLAVTFNIGGDDSTRDPVVFIPVLDKPLSSNCYYAIKRHGKHSGEASGSAKEDDIVSCCFCSSFVPEAKPKQLDPFDMYQQFKIHQKEPSSRCYYATSVAPDGVPPWFLRKKEWTVEYSRFQDFELRDDAKGLITELRTELPLLGMSTVVGKWYVPFIFVKEREVKDQIKNSMYYSMTLEQRWKELFSDENDKSENRDVVVDVEVETEVVKLEGQMIERGLEANGFVWFGVGDKKIGLGSVVVERMKWEEERFGWTGKGDNERSMTVKRLEKSTDGSLWKHYHCYVLIESFVLKRMDESLVLTYEFTHVDKLKTKWD from the exons ATGTACATCACAAGGAGTTTCTCAGAGTACCGGAGGAATCCAGCAGAGCTAACACAGCCTCCTCCTGAGGGTCCAAATTCTGGAATTTTGGTAATCCAAGACCAACACTCACGGACACGGGCTACATCTTGCTTCGGCTCGTGGTTGGTTGTGGACTCTTCTCTAAGTGGTTTGCCATTGCCCCAAAATCTTAAGCTAGCAGTCACATTCAATATTGGAGGTGATGACAGCACTCGTGACCCAGTTGTGTTCATTCCTGTTCTTGATAAGCCTCTATCTTCAAACTGTTATTACGCTATTAAACGGCATGGGAAGCATTCAGG GGAAGCGTCTGGAAGTGCAAAAGAGGACGATATAGTCTCCTGCTGCTTTTGCTCTAGTTTTGTTCCTGAAGCCAAACCAAAACAGTTAGATCCTTTTGACATGTACCAACAATTCAAGATCCATCAAAAGGAGCCTTCCTCGCGTTGTTACTACGCAACATCTGTCGCTCCTGACGGGGTCCCACCATGGTTTCTGAGGAAAAAAGAGTGGACGGTTGAATACTCGAGGTTCCAAGACTTTGAACTGAGAGATGATGCAAAAGGACTCATCACAGAGCTTCGTACTGAGCTTCCTCTTCTTGGTATGAGCACTGTGGTTGGGAAGTGGTATGTCCCTTTCATATTcgtgaaagaaagagaggtaAAGGATCAGATCAAGAATTCGATGTATTACAGCATGACTCTTGAACAAAGATGGAAAGAGCTTTTTTCTGATGAGAACGACAAAAGCGAGAACCGTGATGTTGTCGTTGATGTAGAAGTAGAAACAGAAGTTGTTAAGCTTGAGGGACAAATGATTGAAAGAGGTCTGGAAGCAAATGGGTTTGTCTGGTTTGGGGTTGGAGACAAAAAGATCGGTTTAGGATCAGTTGTTGTTGAGAGGATGAAatgggaagaagagagattcgGGTGGACAGGCAAAGGCGACAATGAGCGATCAATGACAGTTAAGAGATTGGAGAAATCAACAGATGGTAGCCTTTGGAAGCATTATCATTGTTATGTTCTGATAGAGAGCTTTGTCTTGAAGAGAATGGATGAGAGTTTGGTCTTAACATATGAGTTTACACATGTAGATAAGCTCAAAACCAAATGGGATTAA
- a CDS encoding hypothetical protein (DUF1262) (Protein of unknown function (DUF1262); CONTAINS InterPro DOMAIN/s: Protein of unknown function DUF1262 (InterPro:IPR010683); BEST Arabidopsis thaliana protein match is: Protein of unknown function (DUF1262) (TAIR:AT1G13520.1); Has 111 Blast hits to 104 proteins in 9 species: Archae - 0; Bacteria - 0; Metazoa - 0; Fungi - 0; Plants - 111; Viruses - 0; Other Eukaryotes - 0 (source: NCBI BLink).) — translation MYVTRRLSEYQKKPSELKLLPPEGPNSGIMVIQDEESQATCCFGSCYEGRLKGLPFPQNVKLNAAYTSGGGEHQTTHLTPVVFIPVLDQPLSSNLYYVLQRRGKHTGKASASATEEERVSSCFCFSYIPDAKPQEADPYDIYQQFEIHQRRSSSRYYSATSVASDGVPPNYLKRKDWWVSYSTSHDFGLRDDAKGINTKLRLDSELTSLGKSIEIGKWYVPFIFVMEGDVKDQMNKSTFYSVTLQQRWEEVFFCENIGNEHFEVVVDVDVETESVKLEGQETNLREDSGDGVVWFSVLRDEKDDKKIGLGSVVVERMKWEEERFGWLNEAGERSNIKRSERFEGGSSHWKSYRCYVLIESFELTRMDGSLVLTYEFRHVDKLKSKWD, via the exons ATGTATGTTACAAGGCGTTTATCGGAATACCAGAAAAAGCCATCGGAGCTGAAACTGCTTCCACCGGAAGGTCCAAACTCCGGCATAATGGTGATTCAAGACGAAGAATCACAGGCCACTTGCTGCTTTGGTTCTTGCTATGAGGGTAGACTTAAGGGCTTGCCGTTTCCACAAAACGTGAAGCTGAATGCAGCGTATACTAGTGGAGGAGGAGAACACCAGACAACACATCTTACTCCAGTTGTGTTCATTCCTGTTCTTGATCAGCCATTGTCTTCAAACCTTTACTATGTTTTACAAAGGCGTGGGAAGCATACTGG CAAAGCATCTGCAAGTGCAACAGAGGAGGAGAGGGTTTCAAGCTGCTTTTGCTTTAGCTATATTCCTGACGCTAAGCCACAAGAAGCAGATCCTTATGACATATACCAACAATTCGAGATCCATCAACGCCGATCATCATCTCGCTATTACTCTGCCACTTCTGTTGCTTCTGATGGTGTACCACCAAATTACCTTAAGAGGAAAGATTGGTGGGTCAGCTACTCGACTTCGCACGACTTTGGTCTAAGAGATGATGCAAAAGGGATTAACACAAAGCTTCGCTTAGACTCAGAACTTACTAGTTTAGGTAAGAGTATTGAGATAGGGAAATGGTATGTTCCTTTCATATTTGTGATGGAAGGAGATGTAAAAGATCAGATGAACAAATCGACGTTTTACAGCGTGACACTTCAACAAAGATGGGAAGAAGTTTTCTTCTGCGAAAACATTGGCAATGAACATTTTGAGGTTGTAGTTGATGTTGATGTAGAAACAGAATCGGTGAAGCTTGAGGGACAAGAAACTAATTTGAGAGAGGATTCAGGTGATGGAGTTGTTTGGTTTAGTGTCTTAAGGGATGAGAAAGACGACAAGAAGATAGGTCTTGGATCTGTGGTCGTAGAGAGGATGAAATGGGAAGAGGAAAGGTTTGGATGGTTAAACGAAGCAGGCGAAAGATCTAACATTAAGAGATCAGAGAGATTTGAAGGCGGTTCATCGCATTGGAAGAGTTATCGATGTTATGTATTGATAGAGAGCTTTGAATTGACGAGAATGGATGGGAGTTTGGTGTTGACATATGAGTTTAGGCATGTTGATAAGCTAAAGAGCAAGTGGGATTGA
- a CDS encoding uncharacterized protein (unknown protein; FUNCTIONS IN: molecular_function unknown; INVOLVED IN: biological_process unknown; LOCATED IN: cellular_component unknown; Has 0 Blast hits to 0 proteins in 0 species (source: NCBI BLink).) — translation MRLKPVKKLVNEVNKLSHTLHYRFRHKVKPKDKDFYAFLCYCIKTLDEDTTFQEIFL, via the coding sequence ATGCGACTAAAACCGGTCAAAAAACTTGTTAATGAAGTTAATAAATTGTCACATACTCTGCATTATAGATTCAGGCATAAAGtcaaaccaaaagacaaagactTCTATGCATTTTTATGCTATTGTATAAAGACACTTGATGAAGATACAACCTTCCAAGAAATTTTCCTATAA
- a CDS encoding hypothetical protein (DUF1262) (Protein of unknown function (DUF1262); CONTAINS InterPro DOMAIN/s: Protein of unknown function DUF1262 (InterPro:IPR010683); BEST Arabidopsis thaliana protein match is: Protein of unknown function (DUF1262) (TAIR:AT1G13530.1); Has 101 Blast hits to 94 proteins in 9 species: Archae - 0; Bacteria - 0; Metazoa - 0; Fungi - 0; Plants - 101; Viruses - 0; Other Eukaryotes - 0 (source: NCBI BLink).) — protein MYVTKRLSEYKRNPSELTLLPTEGPNSGVLVIQDEESRPTLKCCFVNSFDWELNGLPFPQNTRVIVKRQIGTALYLDPVAFIPVLHQPPSSNLYYVIRGSGKHTGEACVSAKEGDRASCCFCFTYIPEAVPRPLDPFDINQQFEIHQGRSSTKKFFATSVASDGIPPQFLTRKGWSVIFSAPEVEDYGLIDDAKGIVDAKLRYELPDLDNSVVVGKWYVPFLFVKEGDAKDQMYKSMYYSMTLQQRFEEVFFCENVGNNKRFEVVVDVEVETEVVKLEGERIARETQGVNSDGVVWFNASGNEKIGLGSVVLERMKWEEERFGWLNKGYEQRSSIKRTERFEGGGPYWKSYRCYVLVETFELKRTDGSLVLTYEFKHVDKLKSKWD, from the exons ATGTATGTGACAAAGCGTTTGTCTGAATACAAGAGAAACCCATCGGAGCTAACATTGCTTCCGACAGAAGGTCCGAACTCCGGAGTATTGGTCATTCAAGACGAAGAATCACGGCCTACATTGAAATGCTGCTTTGTCAATTCCTTTGATTGGGAACTCAATGGTTTGCCGTTTCCTCAGAACACAAGAGTCATCGTCAAACGCCAAATCGGAA CTGCTCTCTATCTTGACCCGGTCGCGTTCATCCCCGTTCTTCATCAGCCACCTTCCTCCAATCTTTACTATGTTATAAGGGGAAGCGGGAAACACACAGG TGAAGCATGTGTTAGTGCAAAAGAAGGGGACAGAGCTTCTTGTTGCTTTTGCTTTACTTATATCCCTGAGGCTGTTCCAAGGCCTCTGGATCCTTTTGACATAAACCAACAATTTGAGATCCATCAAGGAAGATCATCAACCAAGAAGTTCTTTGCTACATCTGTTGCTTCAGATGGGATACCACCTCAGTTCCTGACGAGAAAAGGTTGGTCGGTTATTTTCTCGGCCCCCGAAGTCGAAGACTAtggtttgattgatgatgCAAAAGGCATAGTTGACGCAAAGCTGCGCTATGAGCTTCCTGATTTAGATAACAGCGTTGTAGTTGGGAAATGGTATGTTCCGTTCTTGTTTGTTAAGGAAGGTGATGCAAAAGATCAGATGTATAAGTCAATGTATTATAGTATGACGCTTCAGCAAAGATTTGAAGAGGTTTTCTTCTGTGAAAACGTTGGCAACAATAAACGTTTTGAGGTTGTAGTTGATGTGGAGGTAGAAACAGAAGTGGTCAAGCTTGAAGGAGAGAGGATTGCAAGAGAGACACAAGGTGTGAACTCAGATGGAGTTGTGTGGTTTAATGCCTCAGGGAATGAGAAGATAGGTCTTGGGTCTGTTGTCTTAGAGAGGATGAAATGGGAAGAGGAGAGGTTTGGGTGGTTAAACAAAGGCTATGAACAAAGGTCTAGCATTAAGAGAACTGAAAGATTTGAAGGCGGTGGACCATATTGGAAGAGTTATAGATGCTATGTATTGGTAGAGACCTTTGAATTGAAGAGAACTGATGGGAGTTTGGTATTGACATATGAGTTTAAACATGTTGATAAGTTGAAGAGCAAGTGGGATTGA